The following coding sequences are from one Collimonas arenae window:
- a CDS encoding HAD family hydrolase produces MNLALFDLDHTLLPVDSDYEWGQFLVRIGAVDPDVFEKSNAEWFAQYQAGTLDPVKYLEFAFGTLAKFPRKQLDAWHEQFMAQVIQPQITPAARALLQKHQDAGDLVAIVTATNSFVTEPIAKALGVDFLIASDPETTGDGEITGKLLDTPTYGPGKVVHTHAWLATMDMTLKSFPRSYFYSDSHNDLPLMLLVTDPIATNPNSLLKAHATAHGWPILNLFDAQ; encoded by the coding sequence ATGAACCTGGCCTTATTCGACCTTGACCATACGCTGTTGCCTGTCGACTCCGACTATGAATGGGGACAGTTCCTGGTGCGCATCGGCGCAGTGGATCCTGATGTCTTTGAAAAGAGCAATGCCGAATGGTTTGCCCAATACCAGGCCGGGACGCTCGATCCGGTCAAATACCTGGAATTCGCATTCGGCACGCTGGCCAAATTCCCGCGCAAGCAACTCGATGCATGGCATGAGCAATTCATGGCGCAAGTAATCCAGCCGCAGATCACACCTGCGGCGCGCGCGTTGCTGCAAAAACACCAGGACGCTGGCGACCTGGTAGCGATCGTGACCGCCACTAACAGTTTTGTGACGGAACCGATCGCCAAGGCGCTCGGCGTCGACTTCCTGATCGCCTCCGATCCGGAAACTACCGGCGATGGCGAGATTACCGGCAAACTGCTGGACACGCCGACCTACGGCCCCGGCAAGGTCGTCCATACCCATGCGTGGCTGGCCACGATGGACATGACGCTGAAAAGCTTCCCGCGCAGTTATTTCTATAGCGATTCGCACAACGACCTGCCGCTGATGCTGCTGGTCACGGATCCGATTGCCACCAATCCGAACTCCCTGTTGAAAGCGCATGCCACCGCGCACGGTTGGCCCATCCTGAATTTATTCGACGCGCAATGA
- the hda gene encoding DnaA regulatory inactivator Hda, giving the protein MRQLTLDITAEEPQTLDTFVVGQNQEALQFLQRLVAPSTTSITAPGDRFVYLWGDAGAGKSHVLHALASSTGARLIRGNQYNGDVFNFSPEVSGYLIDDCDKLSATDQIEAFALFNQIREHGGWLVTSGELPPSELSVREDLRTRLGWGLIYQLHGLSDEEKIAALTHAAQVRGLHLSSGVLPYLITHFRRDMRSLTAMLDELDRYSLETQRPITLPLLRSLLQLESEDNKPL; this is encoded by the coding sequence ATGAGGCAGCTTACGCTGGACATTACTGCGGAAGAACCGCAGACTCTCGACACTTTTGTGGTCGGGCAGAATCAAGAAGCTTTACAGTTCTTGCAGCGTCTGGTCGCGCCGTCGACGACATCCATCACCGCACCAGGCGACCGCTTCGTCTATCTGTGGGGCGATGCCGGCGCCGGCAAAAGCCACGTGCTGCATGCCCTGGCCAGCAGCACCGGGGCCCGCCTGATCCGCGGCAATCAATATAACGGCGACGTGTTCAATTTTTCGCCGGAGGTATCCGGCTATCTGATCGACGATTGCGACAAGCTGTCGGCCACCGACCAGATTGAAGCGTTCGCCCTGTTCAACCAGATCCGCGAGCATGGCGGCTGGCTGGTCACCAGCGGCGAACTGCCGCCATCCGAACTGAGCGTGCGCGAAGATTTGCGTACCCGTCTCGGCTGGGGCTTGATCTATCAATTGCATGGTTTGAGCGATGAAGAAAAGATCGCCGCACTGACGCATGCCGCGCAAGTACGCGGCCTGCATCTGTCGAGTGGCGTGTTACCCTACCTGATCACGCATTTCCGGCGCGATATGCGGTCTTTGACAGCCATGCTGGATGAATTGGACCGTTATTCGCTGGAGACTCAGCGTCCTATTACGCTGCCTTTGCTGCGCAGCTTGTTGCAACTCGAATCCGAAGATAATAAACCTCTATGA
- a CDS encoding AI-2E family transporter encodes MPFSFTDEQKQTALWLGLGLLLIALMVALGPILTPFIASAILAYALNPGVDWLSRRRIGKFPFPRALAVLIVIMLLVFAILAVILIVIPVLRKEFPLLQDQIPNFLSKLDGFIGPHLQDFGINMRLDGTGIKEMLTKQLSTSSDEIWTSVLASVKVGGTAVLGWLATILLVPVVLFYLLQDWHQIVARVGMLVPRRWQGKTGNMTQEVDSLLAQYLRGQLLVMLVLAIYYSTGLAIAGFDVALPVGIITGLLVFIPYVGFGLGLVLALIAAMLQFQGWHGLIAVAIIYGIGQVLESFILTPRLVGERIGLHPLVVIFALMAFGQLFGFVGILLALPCSAIMSVVVKHVRAHYLDSSFYKH; translated from the coding sequence ATGCCATTTTCTTTTACCGACGAACAAAAACAAACAGCTTTATGGCTTGGACTTGGCCTGTTGCTGATAGCCCTGATGGTCGCGTTAGGGCCGATCCTGACCCCTTTCATCGCCTCTGCAATCCTCGCCTACGCGCTCAATCCGGGCGTCGACTGGCTGTCGCGCAGGCGCATCGGCAAGTTCCCATTTCCGCGGGCGCTGGCGGTGCTGATCGTGATCATGCTGCTGGTGTTTGCGATCCTGGCGGTGATCCTGATCGTAATCCCGGTATTGCGCAAAGAATTTCCTTTGTTGCAAGACCAGATTCCGAATTTCCTCAGCAAGCTGGATGGCTTCATCGGTCCGCATCTCCAGGATTTCGGCATCAACATGCGGCTCGATGGCACTGGCATCAAGGAAATGCTGACCAAGCAGCTGTCGACCAGCAGCGATGAAATCTGGACCTCGGTGCTGGCTTCGGTCAAGGTGGGCGGCACGGCGGTGTTGGGGTGGCTGGCGACGATCCTGCTGGTGCCGGTGGTGCTGTTTTACCTGTTGCAGGACTGGCATCAGATCGTTGCACGCGTCGGCATGCTGGTGCCGCGCCGCTGGCAGGGCAAGACCGGCAACATGACGCAAGAGGTCGATAGCCTGCTGGCGCAGTATTTGCGGGGGCAATTGCTGGTAATGTTGGTTCTGGCGATTTATTATTCGACCGGGCTGGCGATTGCGGGCTTTGATGTGGCGTTGCCTGTTGGCATTATTACCGGTTTGCTGGTATTTATTCCATATGTCGGCTTTGGCCTCGGCCTGGTGTTGGCGCTGATCGCCGCCATGCTGCAGTTCCAGGGCTGGCATGGGCTGATCGCGGTTGCCATTATTTATGGCATTGGCCAGGTACTGGAGAGTTTTATCCTGACGCCGCGCCTGGTGGGTGAACGCATCGGCCTGCATCCGCTGGTGGTGATTTTTGCATTGATGGCCTTTGGCCAACTGTTTGGCTTTGTCGGCATACTGCTGGCGTTGCCATGTTCTGCAATCATGTCGGTAGTGGTCAAGCACGTGCGCGCGCACTACCTGGACAGCAGTTTTTATAAACATTAA
- the purM gene encoding phosphoribosylformylglycinamidine cyclo-ligase: MTSTSNVSNVPLSYRDAGVDIDAGDALVEAIKPFAKRTMREGVMGGIGGFGALFEISKKFKEPVLVSGTDGVGTKLKLAFHLKRHDTVGIDLVAMSVNDILVQGAEPLFFLDYFACGKLDVPSATDVIKGIAKGCELAGCALIGGETAEMPSMYPDGEYDLAGFAVGAVEKSKLIDGTKIVPGDVVLGLASSGAHSNGYSLVRKIIDVAQPDLDADFHGRKLADVLMEPTRIYVKPLLALMESMEVKGMVHITGGGLVENIPRVLQDNLTAVLHADSWTMPPLFKWLQQHGQVADAEMHRVFNCGIGMTVIVAKENADAAIAQLQAAGETVSRIGEIRARAEGEAQTIVI; encoded by the coding sequence ATGACTTCCACTTCAAACGTTTCCAACGTGCCCCTCTCTTATCGCGATGCCGGTGTTGATATCGACGCTGGCGACGCCCTGGTCGAGGCAATCAAGCCCTTTGCTAAGCGCACCATGCGTGAAGGCGTCATGGGCGGCATCGGCGGCTTCGGCGCCTTATTCGAAATCAGCAAGAAATTCAAGGAACCGGTACTGGTCTCCGGCACCGACGGTGTCGGCACCAAGCTCAAGCTGGCCTTCCACCTGAAGCGCCACGACACGGTCGGCATCGACCTGGTCGCCATGAGCGTCAACGACATCCTGGTGCAAGGCGCCGAGCCGCTGTTCTTCCTCGATTATTTCGCCTGCGGCAAACTCGATGTGCCAAGCGCCACCGATGTCATCAAGGGCATCGCCAAGGGTTGCGAACTGGCCGGCTGCGCACTGATCGGCGGCGAAACCGCTGAAATGCCAAGCATGTATCCGGATGGCGAATACGACCTGGCCGGCTTCGCGGTCGGCGCGGTTGAAAAATCCAAACTGATCGACGGCACCAAGATCGTACCGGGCGACGTTGTCCTGGGCCTGGCATCGTCGGGGGCGCACTCCAACGGCTACTCGCTGGTGCGCAAGATCATCGATGTCGCCCAACCGGATCTCGACGCCGACTTCCACGGCCGCAAACTGGCCGACGTCCTGATGGAACCCACCCGCATCTACGTCAAGCCGTTGCTGGCGCTGATGGAGTCGATGGAAGTCAAGGGCATGGTGCACATCACCGGCGGTGGCCTGGTGGAAAACATCCCGCGCGTGCTGCAGGACAATCTGACTGCGGTATTGCATGCCGACAGCTGGACCATGCCACCGCTGTTCAAATGGTTGCAACAACATGGCCAAGTCGCCGATGCGGAAATGCATCGGGTCTTCAACTGCGGTATCGGCATGACTGTGATCGTTGCCAAGGAAAACGCCGACGCCGCCATCGCCCAATTGCAGGCAGCCGGTGAAACCGTCAGCCGGATCGGCGAAATCCGCGCCC